From Coturnix japonica isolate 7356 chromosome 1, Coturnix japonica 2.1, whole genome shotgun sequence, the proteins below share one genomic window:
- the ASB11 gene encoding ankyrin repeat and SOCS box protein 11, giving the protein MEGSSILQAFTNIYFAIFALFCFKLLIKISLALLTHFYIVKGNRKEAARIAEEIYGIVPGSWADRSPLHDAAFQGRLLSLKTLIAQGFNVNLVTTDRVSALHEACLGGHVACAKLLLENGAHVNAATIDGITPLFNACCSGSVACVNMLLEFGANPRVENHLVSPIHEAVKRGHRECMEVLLAHGVDIDQEDLQYGTLLYVACMYQRTDCVKKLLELGANVNAGKRLDTPLHAAARKSSAEIVILLADYGANLKCRNAEFKCALDLAIPNSKVEQALLLREGPASLAQLCRLCIRKHLGRSCLYTVHKLRLPEPLENFLLHR; this is encoded by the exons atggagGGCAGTTCTATACTCCAGGCTTTCactaacatttattttgctatttttgctttgttttgtttcaaacttTTAATTAAGATTTCCTTGGCTCTGCTGACTCATTTCTATATTGTTAAAGGCAACAGAAAAGAGGCTGCCAGGATAGCAGAAGAGATCTATGGAATAGTCCCAG GTAGCTGGGCGGACAGATCTCCTCTGCACGATGCTGCCTTCCAAGGACGCCTCCTGTCTTTGAAAACCTTGATCGCACAG GGTTTCAATGTGAACCTGGTGACAACAGACCGAGTCTCAGCTCTTCATGAAGCCTGTCTGGGCGGCCATGTGGCCTGTGCAAAGCTGCTGTTGGAGAATGGCGCACAC GTCAACGCAGCCACAATTGATGGGATCACTCCTCTCTTTAATGCTTGCTGCAGTGGCTCTGTGGCTTGTGTAAACATGCTGCTTGAATTTGGAGCCAACCCACGGGTCGAGAACCACCTTGTTTCACCCATTCATGAGGCAGTCAAGAGAG GACACCGAGAGTGCATGGAGGTTCTTCTGGCTCATGGGGTTGACATTGACCAAGAAGACCTGCAGTATGGAACCCTGCTTTATGTTGCTTGCATGTACCAAAGGACAGATTGTGTCaagaagctgctggagcttg GAGCCAATGTTAATGCGGGGAAGCGACTAGACACTCCGCTCCATGCTGCAGCAAGGAAATCGAGTGCAGAGATAGTCATCTTGCTGGCAGACTATGGTGCTAacctgaaatgcagaaatgctgaattcAAATGTGCCCTGGACCTTGCCATACCCAACAGCAAAGTGGAACAGGCACTTCTACTTCGGGAAG gcCCTGCCAGCCTTGCCCAGCTGTGCCGATTGTGTATCAGAAAGCATCTGGGTCGATCATGCCTATATACGGTCCATAAGCTGCGCCTGCCTGAGCCGCTTGAGAACTTTCTCCTACACCGATAA